The Streptomyces sp. NBC_00691 genome has a segment encoding these proteins:
- the qcrC gene encoding cytochrome bc1 complex diheme cytochrome c subunit: MKKLSARRRHPLAAVVVLLLALAATGGLYAAFAPAGTAKADETAQSLAIEEGKKLYSVGCASCHGTGGQGTTDGPSLVGVGSAAVDFQVGTGRMPAQQPGAQVPKKKTIYSQAEIDQLAAYVASLGAGPITPTESQYSPDGADIAKGGELFRTNCAQCHNFTGEGGALTYGKYAPNLEGVSPKHLYEAMQTGPQNMPSFPDTTMPEKEKKDIIAYVQAVNGDKADSPGGLSLGGLGPVSEGLFAWVFGLGALIAVAIWVAAHTAKAKKS, encoded by the coding sequence GTGAAAAAGCTCTCCGCACGACGACGCCATCCGCTGGCGGCGGTCGTCGTCCTACTTCTCGCGCTGGCGGCCACTGGGGGGCTGTACGCCGCGTTCGCGCCCGCGGGCACGGCGAAGGCCGATGAAACCGCCCAGTCCCTCGCCATCGAGGAGGGGAAGAAGCTCTACTCCGTCGGCTGCGCCAGCTGCCACGGAACCGGCGGTCAGGGCACCACTGACGGCCCCTCCCTCGTCGGCGTCGGTTCGGCCGCCGTCGACTTCCAGGTCGGCACGGGTCGCATGCCGGCCCAGCAGCCGGGCGCCCAGGTCCCGAAGAAGAAGACCATCTACTCGCAGGCTGAGATCGATCAGCTCGCGGCGTACGTCGCTTCTCTCGGCGCCGGTCCGATCACGCCGACCGAGAGCCAGTACAGCCCTGACGGTGCCGACATCGCCAAGGGTGGCGAGCTGTTCCGCACCAACTGTGCCCAGTGCCACAACTTCACCGGTGAGGGCGGCGCGCTGACCTACGGCAAGTACGCCCCGAACCTCGAAGGCGTGAGCCCGAAGCACCTCTACGAGGCCATGCAGACCGGCCCGCAGAACATGCCCTCCTTCCCGGACACGACGATGCCCGAGAAGGAGAAGAAGGACATCATCGCGTACGTCCAGGCCGTCAACGGCGACAAGGCCGACAGCCCGGGCGGTCTCTCGCTCGGTGGCCTCGGCCCCGTCTCCGAGGGCCTGTTCGCCTGGGTCTTCGGCCTGGGTGCGCTGATCGCAGTTGCCATCTGGGTCGCGGCCCACACCGCTAAGGCCAAGAAGTCATGA
- the trpD gene encoding anthranilate phosphoribosyltransferase, translating into MSAATPAGGPTSAGRSWPVVLDGLLSGRDQSAEDTAWAMDRILRGEATDAQIAGFVVALRAKGETVEEITGLVRTMYEHANTIEVPGATVDIVGTGGDGAKTVNISTMSAIVVAGTGAKVVKHGNRAASSASGASDVLEKLGVNLDLTPKRVVEVAEEAGITFCFAVKFHPALRHVAMARKELGIRTVFNFLGPLTNPARVRSQATGVADARVAPIVAGVLAERGSSALVFRGDDGLDELTTTATSRVWVVRDGAVREEAFDPRDVGIDLVPVEALRGADASYNADVARRLLAGETGPVRDAVLLNSAAALTALTPGDSTLVEQIRAGIEKAAESIDSGEARRALERWVAASNA; encoded by the coding sequence ATGAGCGCTGCGACCCCCGCTGGAGGACCTACGTCGGCGGGCCGCTCCTGGCCCGTCGTCCTGGACGGTCTGCTGTCCGGCCGCGACCAGAGCGCGGAGGACACCGCCTGGGCCATGGACCGGATCCTGCGCGGCGAGGCCACCGACGCCCAGATCGCCGGCTTCGTCGTGGCCCTGCGGGCCAAGGGCGAGACCGTGGAGGAGATCACCGGCCTCGTCCGCACCATGTACGAGCACGCGAACACGATCGAGGTGCCCGGCGCCACCGTCGACATCGTCGGCACCGGCGGCGACGGCGCCAAGACCGTCAACATCTCCACGATGTCGGCGATCGTCGTGGCCGGCACCGGAGCCAAGGTCGTCAAGCACGGCAACCGGGCCGCCTCCTCCGCCTCCGGCGCCTCCGACGTCCTGGAGAAGCTCGGCGTCAACCTGGACCTGACCCCGAAGCGGGTCGTCGAGGTCGCCGAGGAGGCCGGGATCACCTTCTGCTTCGCCGTGAAGTTCCACCCGGCGCTGCGCCATGTGGCGATGGCCCGCAAGGAGCTGGGCATCCGGACCGTCTTCAACTTCCTCGGTCCGCTCACCAACCCGGCCCGCGTCCGGTCCCAGGCGACCGGTGTCGCCGACGCCCGGGTCGCTCCCATCGTCGCCGGGGTGCTCGCCGAGCGCGGTTCCTCCGCGCTCGTCTTCCGCGGTGACGACGGCCTCGACGAGCTGACCACCACCGCCACCTCGCGGGTCTGGGTGGTCCGCGACGGCGCGGTGCGGGAGGAGGCCTTCGACCCCCGGGACGTCGGCATCGACCTCGTGCCCGTGGAGGCGCTGCGGGGCGCCGACGCCTCGTACAACGCCGACGTGGCCCGCCGGCTGCTCGCGGGGGAGACCGGTCCGGTACGGGACGCGGTGCTGCTCAACTCGGCGGCGGCGCTGACCGCGCTCACACCGGGGGACAGCACCCTGGTGGAGCAGATCCGCGCCGGCATCGAGAAGGCCGCGGAGTCGATCGACTCCGGCGAGGCCCGCCGGGCCCTGGAGCGCTGGGTGGCCGCCAGCAACGCCTGA
- the ctaE gene encoding aa3-type cytochrome oxidase subunit III → MSVVATVTTVETGHAHPSVNRPNLTSVGTIIWLSSELMFFAALFAMYFTLRSVMGAEFWAEKADALNFPFSATNTTILVLSSLTCQLGVFAAERGDVKKLRSWFIITFVMGSIFIGGQVFEYTELVKHEGLSLSSDPYGSVFYLTTGFHGLHVTGGLIAFLLVLGRTYAAKRFTHEQATAAIVVSYYWHFVDVVWIGLFATIYMIK, encoded by the coding sequence ATGTCGGTCGTGGCGACAGTAACGACAGTAGAAACAGGGCACGCGCACCCGTCGGTCAATCGACCGAACCTCACCAGCGTCGGAACCATCATCTGGTTGAGCTCCGAGCTGATGTTCTTCGCGGCCCTCTTCGCGATGTACTTCACCCTGCGATCCGTGATGGGGGCCGAGTTCTGGGCGGAAAAGGCAGATGCCTTGAACTTCCCGTTCTCGGCTACCAACACCACGATCCTGGTGCTCTCCTCACTCACCTGCCAGCTCGGCGTCTTCGCCGCTGAGCGGGGCGACGTGAAGAAGCTCAGGTCGTGGTTCATCATCACGTTCGTGATGGGTTCGATCTTCATCGGCGGACAGGTCTTCGAGTACACGGAGCTGGTGAAGCACGAGGGCCTCTCGCTCTCGTCGGACCCGTACGGCTCCGTGTTCTACCTGACCACCGGCTTCCACGGCCTGCACGTGACGGGCGGTCTCATCGCCTTCCTGCTGGTCCTCGGCCGGACGTACGCCGCCAAGAGGTTCACTCACGAGCAGGCAACCGCCGCCATCGTCGTGTCCTACTACTGGCACTTCGTCGATGTCGTCTGGATCGGCCTCTTCGCCACGATCTACATGATCAAGTAG
- a CDS encoding aminotransferase class V-fold PLP-dependent enzyme, which produces MSARPDAAVATVETAAVPLAETAAESADPCCAAPLPVLGRDVTVPLVTGGEVTYAALDYAASAPALQRVWDDVAAYAPYYGSVHRGAGYLSQLSTDLFENSRVTVAEFLDCRPDDQVVFTRSTTDSLNLLAATLPADCQVFVFETEHHASLLPWRDARVTYLNAPRTPEQAVATLERALADRAPYGPALVCVTGASNVTGELWPVRELAAAAHAHGARIVLDAAQLAPHHPVSVQELDVDWIAFSGHKLYAPFGSGVLAGRADWLRDSEPYLAGGGASRKVARRADGGVDVEWHTTAARHEAGSPNVIGVYSIASACKALTEAGFDSLVERERHLIATVRAGLAEVPEVKVLSLFGDDAPRVGVISFVVDGWNSSHFAAALSAEYGIGVRDGLFCAHPLVRTLLGSDPQDPGECGAPEAAPGERSLNAIRVSFGAGTPDEHVERFVGAVKELVRDGAQWKYRTEDGRCVPDRG; this is translated from the coding sequence ATGTCCGCACGCCCTGACGCCGCCGTCGCCACCGTCGAGACCGCCGCCGTCCCCCTCGCCGAGACCGCCGCCGAATCGGCCGACCCCTGCTGCGCCGCCCCGCTCCCCGTGCTCGGCCGGGACGTCACCGTCCCGCTCGTCACCGGCGGCGAGGTGACCTACGCGGCGCTCGACTACGCGGCCAGCGCACCGGCCCTCCAGCGGGTCTGGGACGACGTCGCTGCGTACGCCCCCTACTACGGCAGCGTCCACCGCGGCGCCGGGTACCTCTCCCAGCTCTCCACCGACCTCTTCGAGAACAGCCGCGTCACCGTCGCCGAGTTCCTCGACTGCCGCCCCGACGACCAGGTCGTCTTCACCCGCTCCACCACCGACTCGCTCAACCTGCTCGCCGCCACGCTGCCGGCCGACTGCCAGGTCTTCGTCTTCGAGACCGAGCACCACGCCTCGCTGCTGCCCTGGCGCGACGCCCGCGTGACCTACCTCAATGCGCCGCGCACCCCGGAGCAGGCCGTCGCCACCCTGGAGCGGGCCCTCGCCGACCGCGCCCCCTACGGCCCCGCCCTGGTCTGCGTCACCGGCGCCTCCAACGTCACCGGTGAGCTGTGGCCGGTGAGGGAACTCGCCGCCGCCGCGCACGCGCACGGCGCCCGGATCGTGCTCGACGCCGCCCAGCTCGCGCCCCACCACCCGGTCTCCGTCCAGGAACTCGACGTGGACTGGATCGCCTTCTCCGGGCACAAGCTGTACGCGCCCTTCGGCTCCGGCGTCCTCGCGGGCCGCGCCGACTGGCTGCGGGACTCCGAGCCCTACCTCGCGGGCGGCGGCGCCTCCCGCAAGGTGGCCCGTCGGGCCGACGGTGGTGTGGACGTGGAGTGGCACACCACCGCGGCCCGGCACGAGGCCGGTTCGCCGAACGTCATCGGCGTCTACTCCATCGCCTCCGCCTGCAAGGCGCTCACCGAGGCCGGCTTCGACTCGCTCGTCGAGCGCGAGCGGCACCTCATCGCCACGGTCCGGGCGGGACTCGCCGAGGTTCCCGAGGTCAAGGTGCTCTCGCTGTTCGGCGACGACGCGCCCCGCGTCGGCGTCATCTCCTTCGTCGTGGACGGCTGGAACAGCTCCCACTTCGCCGCCGCGCTCTCCGCCGAGTACGGCATCGGCGTCCGGGACGGTCTCTTCTGCGCCCACCCGCTGGTCCGTACCCTGCTCGGCAGCGACCCGCAGGACCCCGGCGAGTGCGGCGCCCCCGAGGCGGCCCCGGGGGAGCGGTCGCTCAACGCCATCCGGGTGAGCTTCGGCGCCGGCACGCCGGACGAGCACGTGGAGCGGTTCGTCGGCGCCGTGAAGGAGCTCGTCCGCGACGGCGCGCAGTGGAAGTACCGTACCGAGGACGGCCGCTGCGTCCCGGACCGCGGCTGA
- a CDS encoding cytochrome c oxidase subunit 4 has translation MKIQGKMFIWLSVFILAMAVLYGVWSKEPVGTTALFLAFGLSIMIGYYLAFTARRVDAMAQDDKEADVADEAGEVGFFAPHSWQPLSLAVGGALAFLAIAMGWWILYFSAPLILVGLFGWVFEFYRGENQNQ, from the coding sequence GTGAAGATCCAGGGCAAGATGTTCATCTGGCTGAGCGTCTTCATCCTCGCCATGGCCGTCCTGTACGGCGTGTGGTCGAAGGAGCCGGTCGGCACGACGGCGCTGTTCCTGGCGTTCGGCCTCTCCATCATGATCGGCTACTACCTGGCCTTCACGGCCAGGCGTGTCGACGCGATGGCGCAGGACGACAAGGAGGCCGACGTCGCGGACGAGGCCGGTGAAGTGGGCTTCTTCGCCCCGCACAGCTGGCAGCCGCTGTCGCTGGCCGTCGGTGGCGCGCTCGCCTTCCTCGCCATCGCGATGGGCTGGTGGATCCTGTACTTCTCCGCCCCGCTGATCCTCGTCGGCCTGTTCGGCTGGGTCTTCGAGTTCTACCGCGGTGAGAACCAGAACCAGTAG
- the qcrA gene encoding cytochrome bc1 complex Rieske iron-sulfur subunit codes for MSSQEIPEENLPAGQDTAHGAVKVADDPFADPGLPPHKPRIQDIDERAARRSERAVAFMFTLSMLATIGFIASYVIFPVDKIVYIWPFGRVSALNFALGWTLGLALFFIGAGAVHWARTLMSDVEIADERHPIAADAETKAKVMSDFAAGAAESGMGRRKLIRNTMFGALSLVPLSGIVLLRDMGPLPEKKLRSTMWAKGLQLINMNTHEPLRPEDVAVGSLTFAMPEGLSEHDHHFQTEIAKAALMIVRIQPEDIKDKRELEWSHEGIVAFSKICTHVGCPISLYEQQTHHVLCPCHQSTFDLSDGARVIFGPAGHALPQLRIGVNDKGFLEALGDFDEPVGPSFWERG; via the coding sequence ATGAGTAGCCAAGAGATTCCAGAAGAGAACCTGCCGGCAGGGCAGGACACCGCGCACGGCGCGGTGAAGGTCGCCGACGACCCGTTCGCCGACCCGGGCCTCCCGCCCCACAAGCCCCGCATCCAGGACATCGACGAGCGGGCCGCGCGTCGGTCCGAGCGCGCGGTGGCGTTCATGTTCACGCTGTCGATGCTGGCCACGATCGGCTTCATCGCCTCGTACGTGATCTTCCCGGTCGACAAGATCGTGTACATCTGGCCCTTCGGCCGGGTGTCCGCGCTCAACTTCGCCCTGGGCTGGACCCTGGGTCTCGCGCTCTTCTTCATCGGAGCGGGCGCGGTCCACTGGGCCCGCACCCTGATGTCCGACGTCGAGATCGCGGACGAGCGTCACCCGATCGCGGCCGACGCCGAGACCAAGGCGAAGGTCATGTCGGACTTCGCGGCCGGTGCCGCCGAGTCGGGCATGGGCCGCCGCAAGCTCATCCGCAACACGATGTTCGGTGCGCTGTCGCTCGTTCCGCTTTCCGGCATCGTGCTGCTGCGTGACATGGGCCCGCTGCCCGAGAAGAAGCTCCGGTCCACGATGTGGGCCAAGGGTCTTCAGCTCATCAACATGAACACGCACGAGCCGCTGCGTCCCGAGGACGTCGCGGTCGGTTCGCTGACCTTCGCGATGCCCGAGGGCCTCTCGGAGCACGACCACCACTTCCAGACCGAGATCGCCAAGGCCGCCCTGATGATCGTCCGGATCCAGCCGGAGGACATCAAGGACAAGCGCGAGCTCGAGTGGTCGCACGAGGGCATCGTCGCCTTCTCGAAGATCTGCACCCACGTGGGCTGCCCGATCTCCCTGTACGAGCAGCAGACGCACCACGTCCTCTGCCCGTGCCACCAGTCCACCTTCGACCTCTCCGACGGCGCCCGCGTCATCTTCGGCCCGGCCGGTCACGCCCTCCCGCAGCTGCGGATCGGCGTGAACGACAAGGGCTTCCTGGAGGCGCTCGGCGACTTCGACGAGCCCGTCGGTCCGTCCTTCTGGGAGCGCGGATGA
- the qcrB gene encoding cytochrome bc1 complex cytochrome b subunit, whose protein sequence is MSTVTDTKKAPAGERVADWADGRLGIYTLAKSNMRKIFPDHWSFMLGEICLYSFLIIILTGVYLTMFFHPSMNEVEYVGPYVPLQGQLMSEAFNSTMHISFEVRGGLLIRQIHHWAALIFLAGMFVHMMRVFFTGAFRKPREINWLFGFLLFFLGMFTGFTGYSLPDDLLSGTGVRFMQGAILSVPVIGTYLSMFLFGGEFPGGDFVARFYSAHVLLLPGIMLGLVVAHLILVFFHKHTQFAGPGRTNKNVVGMPLLPVYMAKAGGFFFLVFGVIAIVAAIASINPIWAIGPYRPDQVSTGAQPDWYMGFAEGLIRVMPGWEINLWGHTLVLGVMIPLAIFPAVLAAIAVYPFIESWITGDKREHHIAQRPRNAPTRTGFGVAWITAYMIMLVGGGNDLWATHFHLSLNSITWFVRIFFFVGPVIAFVVTKRICLGLQRRDKDKVLHGRESGIIKRLPHGEFVEIHEPLSQGELHRLTAHEQYDAAALPPAVDENGVERKVGRIEKLRVKLNKGYYGDDSQIAKPTVEEYKEIQSGHGHH, encoded by the coding sequence ATGAGCACCGTGACCGATACGAAGAAGGCCCCCGCCGGTGAGCGGGTCGCCGACTGGGCCGATGGACGCCTGGGCATCTACACGCTGGCCAAGTCCAACATGCGGAAGATCTTCCCGGACCACTGGTCCTTCATGCTGGGCGAGATCTGCCTCTACAGCTTCCTCATCATCATCCTGACGGGCGTCTATCTGACGATGTTCTTCCACCCGTCGATGAACGAGGTGGAGTACGTCGGACCGTACGTCCCGCTCCAGGGGCAGCTGATGTCCGAGGCGTTCAACTCGACGATGCACATCTCGTTCGAGGTCCGCGGTGGTCTGCTCATCCGGCAGATCCACCACTGGGCGGCGCTGATCTTCCTGGCCGGCATGTTCGTGCACATGATGCGCGTGTTCTTCACGGGCGCGTTCCGCAAGCCGCGTGAGATCAACTGGCTGTTCGGCTTCCTGCTGTTCTTCCTGGGCATGTTCACCGGCTTCACCGGTTACTCGCTCCCGGACGACCTGCTCTCCGGCACCGGTGTCCGCTTCATGCAGGGCGCGATCCTGTCCGTCCCGGTCATCGGCACCTACCTGTCGATGTTCCTGTTCGGCGGGGAGTTCCCCGGCGGCGACTTCGTGGCCCGGTTCTACTCGGCCCACGTCCTGCTGCTGCCCGGCATCATGCTCGGCCTCGTGGTGGCCCACCTCATCCTGGTGTTCTTCCACAAGCACACGCAGTTCGCCGGCCCCGGCCGTACGAACAAGAACGTCGTGGGCATGCCGTTGCTGCCGGTCTACATGGCCAAGGCCGGAGGCTTCTTCTTCCTGGTCTTCGGTGTCATCGCCATCGTCGCGGCGATCGCCTCGATCAACCCGATCTGGGCCATCGGCCCGTACCGCCCGGACCAGGTGTCCACCGGCGCCCAGCCCGACTGGTACATGGGCTTCGCCGAGGGTCTGATCCGTGTCATGCCGGGCTGGGAGATCAACCTCTGGGGCCACACGCTGGTTCTCGGCGTGATGATCCCGCTGGCGATCTTCCCGGCGGTCCTCGCGGCGATCGCGGTCTACCCGTTCATCGAGTCGTGGATCACCGGCGACAAGCGCGAGCACCACATCGCGCAGCGCCCGCGCAACGCTCCGACGCGCACCGGCTTCGGTGTCGCCTGGATCACCGCGTACATGATCATGCTCGTGGGTGGTGGAAACGACCTCTGGGCGACCCACTTCCACCTGTCGCTCAACTCGATCACCTGGTTCGTGCGGATCTTCTTCTTCGTCGGCCCGGTCATCGCGTTCGTCGTCACCAAGCGGATCTGCCTCGGCCTCCAGCGCCGCGACAAGGACAAGGTGCTGCACGGCCGCGAGTCCGGCATCATCAAGCGCCTGCCGCACGGTGAGTTCGTCGAGATCCACGAGCCGCTCAGCCAGGGCGAGCTGCACCGCCTCACCGCGCACGAGCAGTACGACGCCGCGGCGCTGCCGCCGGCCGTCGACGAGAACGGTGTGGAGCGCAAGGTCGGCCGCATCGAGAAGCTCCGGGTCAAGCTCAACAAGGGCTACTACGGCGACGACAGCCAGATCGCCAAGCCCACGGTCGAGGAGTACAAGGAGATCCAGAGCGGCCACGGCCACCACTGA
- a CDS encoding Lrp/AsnC family transcriptional regulator: MITAIVLIKTSVDRIPEIAESIAGLDSVSEVFSVTGTYDLIAMVRVPRHDDLADVIPGSISKIPGVEATDTHVAFRTYSQHDLEAAFAIGLES, encoded by the coding sequence GTGATCACCGCGATCGTGCTCATCAAGACCAGCGTGGACCGCATCCCCGAGATCGCCGAGTCGATCGCCGGGCTCGACAGCGTCAGCGAGGTCTTCTCGGTGACCGGCACCTACGACCTCATCGCCATGGTCCGCGTGCCCCGCCACGACGACCTGGCGGACGTCATCCCCGGCAGCATCAGCAAGATCCCGGGCGTCGAGGCCACGGACACGCATGTCGCCTTCCGTACGTACTCCCAGCACGATCTGGAGGCGGCCTTCGCCATCGGCCTGGAGTCCTGA
- the ctaD gene encoding aa3-type cytochrome oxidase subunit I: MSIHNETQGAAAAEDSYENELPVRRKQPGNVVIKWLTTTDHKTIGTMYLVTSFVFFCIGGLMALFMRAELARPGTQIMSNEQFNQAFTMHGTIMLLMFATPLFAGFANWIMPLQIGAPDVAFPRLNMFAYWLYLFGSIIAVAGFLTPQGAADFGWFAYSPLSDAVRSPGVGADMWIMGLAFSGFGTILGSVNFITTIICMRAPGMTMFRMPIFTWNVLLTGVLVLLAFPVLAAALFALEADRKFGAHVFDAANGGALLWQHLFWFFGHPEVYIIALPFFGIISEVIPVFSRKPMFGYIGLVAATIAIAGLSVTVWAHHMYVTGGVLLPFFSFMTFLIAVPTGVKFFNWIGTMWKGSLSFETPMLWTIGFLITFTFGGLTGVILASPPMDFHVSDSYFVVAHFHYVVFGTVVFAMFAGFHFWWPKFTGKMLDERLGKMTFWTLFIGFHGTFLVQHWLGAEGMPRRYADYLDADGFTALNTISTISSFLLGLSILPFLYNVWKTAKYGKKIEVDDPWGYGRSLEWATSCPPPRHNFLTLPRIRSESPAFDLHHPEIAALDQLENKGHVAEALTGGKEAGK; this comes from the coding sequence GTGAGCATCCACAACGAAACCCAGGGTGCCGCCGCAGCTGAGGACTCGTACGAGAACGAGCTGCCCGTACGGCGCAAGCAGCCCGGCAACGTCGTGATCAAGTGGCTGACCACCACCGATCACAAGACGATCGGGACGATGTACCTGGTCACGTCGTTCGTCTTCTTCTGCATCGGCGGACTCATGGCGCTCTTCATGCGCGCCGAGCTGGCCCGTCCGGGTACGCAGATCATGTCGAACGAGCAGTTCAACCAGGCGTTCACGATGCACGGCACGATCATGCTGCTGATGTTCGCGACGCCGCTGTTCGCCGGTTTCGCGAACTGGATCATGCCGCTGCAGATCGGCGCGCCCGACGTGGCGTTCCCGCGGCTGAACATGTTCGCGTACTGGCTGTACCTCTTCGGCTCGATCATCGCGGTGGCCGGCTTCCTCACCCCGCAGGGTGCGGCCGACTTCGGCTGGTTCGCCTACTCCCCGCTGTCGGACGCCGTCCGCTCGCCGGGTGTCGGCGCCGACATGTGGATCATGGGTCTGGCCTTCTCCGGCTTCGGCACGATCCTCGGTTCGGTCAACTTCATCACCACGATCATCTGCATGCGCGCTCCGGGCATGACGATGTTCCGCATGCCGATCTTCACCTGGAACGTGCTGCTGACCGGTGTTCTGGTCCTGCTCGCCTTCCCGGTCCTGGCGGCCGCGCTGTTCGCCCTGGAGGCGGACCGCAAGTTCGGTGCCCATGTCTTCGACGCGGCCAACGGCGGCGCCTTGCTGTGGCAACACCTCTTCTGGTTCTTCGGACACCCAGAGGTGTACATCATCGCCTTGCCCTTCTTCGGCATCATCTCCGAGGTCATCCCGGTCTTCAGCCGCAAGCCGATGTTCGGCTACATCGGTCTGGTGGCCGCGACCATCGCGATCGCCGGCCTGTCCGTGACCGTGTGGGCCCACCACATGTACGTCACCGGTGGCGTGCTCCTCCCGTTCTTCTCCTTCATGACGTTCCTCATCGCCGTGCCGACGGGCGTGAAGTTCTTCAACTGGATCGGAACGATGTGGAAGGGCTCGTTGTCCTTCGAGACACCGATGCTCTGGACGATCGGCTTCCTGATCACCTTCACCTTCGGTGGTCTGACCGGCGTCATCCTGGCCTCGCCGCCGATGGACTTCCACGTCTCCGACTCGTACTTCGTCGTCGCGCACTTCCACTACGTCGTCTTCGGCACCGTGGTCTTCGCGATGTTCGCCGGCTTCCACTTCTGGTGGCCGAAGTTCACGGGCAAGATGCTGGACGAGCGGCTCGGCAAGATGACGTTCTGGACGCTGTTCATCGGCTTCCACGGCACCTTCCTCGTGCAGCACTGGCTCGGTGCCGAGGGCATGCCGCGTCGTTACGCGGACTACCTCGACGCCGACGGCTTCACGGCCCTGAACACGATCTCGACGATCTCTTCCTTCCTGCTCGGTCTGTCGATCCTGCCGTTCCTCTACAACGTCTGGAAGACCGCCAAGTACGGCAAGAAGATCGAGGTCGACGACCCGTGGGGCTACGGCCGTTCGCTCGAATGGGCGACGTCCTGCCCGCCGCCGCGGCACAACTTCCTCACCCTGCCGCGGATCCGTTCGGAATCCCCGGCGTTCGATCTGCACCACCCTGAGATCGCGGCTCTCGACCAGCTCGAGAACAAGGGTCACGTGGCCGAGGCCCTCACGGGCGGCAAGGAGGCCGGCAAGTGA
- a CDS encoding L,D-transpeptidase, with translation MNDTPRIRTVLSCTLLAVSVTAAATSCAGSDGHPLSARAYDAADQLAVSAPADGAKADPEKPLEVTAKGDDGRITDVTAIDASGHHLAGELTADGRRWRSTAALAAGARYTVRVATEDEDGAPGARTFTFETAPAKRALTVAFGPEAGTYGVGQPITAELSLPVKDRTARAVVERALKVRSTPSVEGTWYWVDDKKLHFRPKEYWPAGAQVTVTGNLDGLKVGDKLYGGASKSLKLTIGDRIEAVADAGSHYMTVRRNGEVINTIPVTTGKPGFSTRNGIKVVLGKEYYVRMRGTSIGIAEGSSESYDLPVYYATRVTWSGEYVHAAPWSVGSQGVANVSHGCVGMSTGNAAWFYETVRPGDIVRVVNSYGDTMDTFGNGFGDWNLPWAKWREGSALVEAAGNPVAPTEKARLRPSI, from the coding sequence ATGAACGACACGCCGCGCATTCGGACTGTTCTGAGCTGCACTCTTCTGGCCGTCAGCGTCACCGCGGCCGCCACGTCGTGTGCCGGTTCCGACGGCCATCCGCTGTCGGCGAGGGCGTACGACGCGGCGGATCAGCTCGCGGTCAGCGCTCCCGCGGACGGCGCCAAGGCGGACCCCGAGAAGCCTCTGGAAGTCACCGCCAAGGGTGACGACGGCAGGATCACCGACGTCACCGCCATAGACGCCTCCGGCCACCATCTGGCGGGCGAACTCACCGCCGACGGACGGCGCTGGCGCTCCACGGCCGCCCTGGCGGCCGGCGCCCGCTACACGGTCCGCGTCGCCACCGAGGACGAGGACGGCGCTCCAGGCGCCCGTACGTTCACGTTCGAGACGGCACCGGCCAAACGGGCGCTCACCGTGGCATTCGGCCCCGAGGCGGGCACATACGGCGTCGGACAGCCCATCACGGCCGAGCTCAGCCTCCCCGTCAAGGACCGCACGGCCCGTGCCGTCGTCGAACGGGCCCTCAAGGTCCGCTCCACGCCGTCCGTCGAGGGCACCTGGTACTGGGTGGACGACAAGAAGCTGCACTTCCGCCCGAAGGAGTACTGGCCGGCCGGCGCACAGGTCACGGTCACCGGGAACCTGGACGGACTCAAGGTCGGCGACAAGCTCTACGGCGGCGCGTCCAAGTCGCTGAAGCTCACGATCGGCGACCGGATCGAGGCCGTCGCGGACGCCGGGTCGCACTACATGACCGTGCGGCGCAACGGAGAAGTGATCAATACCATTCCGGTGACCACCGGCAAACCGGGCTTCTCCACCCGAAACGGCATCAAAGTGGTGCTCGGCAAGGAGTACTACGTCAGGATGCGCGGCACCAGCATCGGCATCGCCGAAGGCAGCTCCGAGTCGTACGACCTGCCCGTCTACTACGCCACCCGGGTCACCTGGAGCGGCGAGTACGTCCACGCCGCGCCCTGGTCGGTCGGCTCGCAGGGCGTGGCGAACGTCAGCCACGGCTGTGTCGGCATGTCGACCGGGAACGCGGCCTGGTTCTACGAGACCGTCCGCCCCGGCGACATCGTCCGCGTCGTCAACAGCTACGGCGACACGATGGACACCTTCGGCAACGGCTTCGGCGACTGGAACCTGCCGTGGGCCAAGTGGCGGGAGGGCAGCGCCCTGGTGGAGGCCGCCGGAAACCCGGTGGCCCCCACGGAGAAGGCCCGCCTCAGGCCCTCGATCTGA